The stretch of DNA GGTTTTCTTGGTATTGAAAATTTAGAGACTGCATGTTTTTGGCACTATTGTATTCTTCTGGATATCTAGAGTGATGGACAACTTGCTCTCCCCTGTTTCAGAATGACCCTGATGTGGATACTGATTCAAGCAGCCAGGCGGGCTTTTTCTGCGGCTCACCTCCTGTGCGCACTAACAACCCTGTTATCCACGACCCCCTGTTTGGTAAGAAAACACCATCCTTTTCTCCTCTAGGGAGCTCTTTCGGCAAAATGGGAGTTGGAAGAGTCGAAGTAGGTTCTCCGTCTTGCGGGGCGAGCAGCCCAAAAGTAAGAATCGAAGGTTTTGCTTGCGGGAACAAAGAGCCCACCAACTGTGCAGTTACATTTGCCTGAGCATTTGATGATCCCCATTGACCCTAACGCTGTTTTGCACCCTCACAACCTGTACATTGTCTGGCCCACCTGAGGATATAACTAGTTTCTTTCTATAAGCTGCTAGCTGCTCATTCAAGAGCTGAGTCAGAGTCTTGAGTCCAGTGCCTGATGCCCTTGCGGTTGTGGCTTTTGAAACTGCACAATCGCAGGGAGCAGAGGTTTCGAATGTACATATGAGTTGTTCGTTGTACCTAGTAGATGTTGTATGTGTCTAGTAGATGCAGTAAGGTTGGGTCCATGTGTCGGTGTCTGTAAATACCGTGGTACATTTGGATTTAAGTTGAAATATGAAATTTATCTTATTCTGTTGGCGTGCTCTTCATTGGTTATGAATCATGAGCATCGTGATGCTGCTGCAACAATAGTTCTGAATGTCTCTGTTTTATGTGGCTCTGAAGTGTGGCTCTGTTAGAGATGCCAGATGCGCGTTCTGATTTCCTGGTCTGGGATTGGCAAAATACAAAATGTTCGTTCCTGGTGTTTTGCTAGTTTGGGCTTCGCAGCTGCTTATATCATGCAAGTTGGTATGGACCTTATTAAAACAGTATTGTATCTGTGTACGGTATGATTTTGTGCAAAAGCAAAAAAGTTTTTCCTTTTGAAAAACGTGCCGGAAGTAAAGAAGAATCTCTGCCGGCCCAGCCCCCCGTACAGAGCTAGCTTTTGTCCCTATCGATCATGTGAAAGAATTCCGAGTAAAAGTAATGTGCGTGCGCAGGGAAGACAAGAAGTTACTACTGTTAACCCTTGTCCCTTGGTGTCATCAGCAGGTATGGTACGTTTTTCCTGAAATTCCTAGGACGCAAGCAGAGAGCATTTTGCAACAATATAGTTGTACGTAATTTACAACAGCCAATGGTGCTGGACATGGGAAGGGATTTACAAATGGAATAAAGAATGGCGTGCCATGTCAATTTACAAATGAACCAATACAAGAACATGAACCTGAATCTGAGTCATTCAACTAGCTTGCTGCTTGCACATACATATACACATGAACAGAACAGGTAACTGAATCAGGTGCTTGGATGAAACGAATCAATGATCTGTACAAATGAATCCAATTAGTCGATGGACCGGTTGCGACCGAATCGATCTTCGATTTAGTAAGCTAAGAGCTGGGGAGAAGATGAACCGAGCTCAAatctgtcagctccatgttttCCCCAAAGCAATGCACGCTTGCAAACATCATGTGGTAGAGCATCATCTGAGGATGGCCCTGGAGTGCCTGAGGATCATGTGGAAGGGCGTCACCACCGTTGGGCGCCTGGGCGGCCTGGCGCTCAATGCTGCTGGAGCAGAAGCTTCCGCCGCCGGCTTATTGCTGGTGGCGTTGGCCCTCCCCACCGGCTTGCCCAGGCTATCCCGCTTGCCGCCGCTCTTGTGAGGAGTgccagccgccggcgccggcacggCCTTCACAGGGGTGAATGGCAGCTTGGTCTGCGACATGGCGGGCCggtggcggtgagcggcggcaggCGCGGAGGCGGTGGAGCTCCTCCTGGTGACGGCGCCATCGCGGCCGGCGAGCTGCATCGCGTGCGGCAGGCTGGACTCGAGCAGCAGGACGGTGGCGCAGTGCTTGAGCACCTCGAGGTTCATGCGCGCGTCATCCAGGCTGCGGTGCTTCTGCTTGCCGATGCCGAAGTAGGTCGCCAGAGTGGCCATCTTGAggtcgccggcgcggcggccgaaCTCGGCGGCCAGCACGTTGAGAGAGTCGATCACGCCGGCAGGCTCCGGGGCGGGGCGGCCGATATCGGCGAAGGCCTCCCGGAGGCGCGGGCAGTCGAAGCGCTGGATGTTGTGGCCGGCCCACACGCGGCCTGTGTCCGGCAGCAGGTTTCGTGCGTCAAAGGAAAGCTAATAAGCGAAGCTCATGTCGTCGACTCAGCAATATGATCAGGCATGGTTGCCCGACGACcaatggaagaagaagaagaggcgcGCGTACCGTCGAGGATGTCGAATATCTTGTCGGCCACCTCCCGGAACGTGGGCGCGGAGGCGATGGCCTCGACGTCCGTGAAGCGCCTGGAGACGGCGGAGAGGTCCCCCGGGCGGATGAGCGTGTCGTAGCTGGCCACCTCGACGAGCTTCCTGGGGCACACGAGGATGGCGCCGAACTCGAGCAGACACCACCGGcccgccggcgacggcgccgtCGTCTCGACGTCGAAGAAGACGATCTCGCTCATCCTCCTGTTACCGCAACCGTTCATGGATCGATCGGATGCAACGAACGTCGTCTAGGAAtcgaaggaaggaaggaaggaagaagaTCTAGAAGCTGGTCTAATCTGGGACGCACGAGTTCGTTGCTTCCTTGTTGGTGTCCCTATGATCTAGCCGCTATATCGATCGATCCCTGGATGGAAATGGGTTGTCGGTTGATTGATCTCCGTGTTCTTTCGTTGTACCGTTGCATATAtagatacatatatatatcatcgAAGCCGACGGTAGGAGAGGGGATGCGAATATTTGCGTCGGTGGTGAAGGTTAGCAGTGGAGGGGGGTTACTGCCCGCCTTGGCTCGCTTGCAGCTCAAGTTGTGCTCTCAATTCTCTGGCGGCGGACTTGCGTGCATTGCCTCATTCATTTCGTGTGCTTCCCTTGCTTGCTTGCTCTGTTGCCAATTTCAATCGGCGGCGGAGTCCTCCCAACAATTGCAATGCGCTCCGATAGCTAGCTAACAGTGCGTGCAAGCAAGGCCCAAGCAAACCCAAAAGCTAAACCCATGGAGCGACGCAACCGGCATGCGGCTACATGCCCTAGATCGCCGGCAAGCCTGCAGTCCCCGGCTGGCGGCGTTCTGTCCCAGCTGGCAGACCAAAAAAATCATGCTTCATCATCGATCATCAAGTCGTGGAGCATCATGCTTCGCTGACGATTTCTAGACCAAAAAAATCAGCAACTCCCAACGATGGGCAATCGTCCGATCAAAAAAAAATCCGCGCTTTACTTATCATCAAGTCGCTTGGGAaaataggatatatatatatatatatatacaagttttatctacactcgcTGTACCATCAGTATACCACCGTGCGTATATCCACATACTCATTTTGAAagtatgttcatatactaattctaagatacttcaaaggGATACGTACGAAAAATTaagcatccctattttttaaatatatcataattatactagtatataaaaataagtaTGTCCATATGCTCCATGTATGGTCTAATATGATCACATACACCTCGTACATGCATTTCATTGGGCTAGATACGCCCTACACATGcataagatatatatatataggagtaGCTACAAGCGTATGTAAAATGGATTTTTCCTATCtatctctctctatatataacaagttttatctacactcgcATATAGCTACTCTCACCATT from Panicum hallii strain FIL2 chromosome 3, PHallii_v3.1, whole genome shotgun sequence encodes:
- the LOC112886148 gene encoding uncharacterized protein LOC112886148, whose product is MEHYMMRLGTGGGQQLSRVEPIPDRRSRFWQMDAQPGARIDLICPQPRRASRPPFLMDSLNRPSPKPNGALPLYRTDSTCDILDLILNKNDPDVDTDSSSQAGFFCGSPPVRTNNPVIHDPLFGKKTPSFSPLGSSFGKMGVGRVEVGSPSCGASSPKVRIEGFACGNKEPTNCAVTFA
- the LOC112884201 gene encoding protein NEN4 codes for the protein MNGCGNRRMSEIVFFDVETTAPSPAGRWCLLEFGAILVCPRKLVEVASYDTLIRPGDLSAVSRRFTDVEAIASAPTFREVADKIFDILDGRVWAGHNIQRFDCPRLREAFADIGRPAPEPAGVIDSLNVLAAEFGRRAGDLKMATLATYFGIGKQKHRSLDDARMNLEVLKHCATVLLLESSLPHAMQLAGRDGAVTRRSSTASAPAAAHRHRPAMSQTKLPFTPVKAVPAPAAGTPHKSGGKRDSLGKPVGRANATSNKPAAEASAPAALSARPPRRPTVVTPFHMILRHSRAILR